One Lucilia cuprina isolate Lc7/37 chromosome 4, ASM2204524v1, whole genome shotgun sequence DNA segment encodes these proteins:
- the LOC124419502 gene encoding RNA-binding motif protein, X-linked 2 isoform X2: protein MNPLTNMKNVLKLSELELKDTKGKGSWHDMYKDSAWIFVGGFPYTLTEGDIVCVFSQYGEIVNINLVRDKDSGKSKGFCFICYEDQRSTILAVDNLNGIKVLGRTLRVDHVADYKPPKENNKMDSETLQLYMEGCAPKPHLLNNVKTSNGEK, encoded by the exons aaatatgaaaaatgtattaaaactcAGTGAACTTGAGTTAAAGGATACAAAAGGAAAAGGTTCTTGGCATGATATGTATAAAGATTCAGCATGGATCTTTGTTGGTGGCTTTCCATATACGTTGACTGAAGGCGATATAGTTTGTGTGTTCTCTCAGTATGGAGAAATTgtcaatataaatttagtacgcGACAAGGATTCTGGAAAGTCAAAAGGATTCTGTTTTATTTGTTACGAAGATCAACGTTCAACAATTTTAGCGGTGGACAATCTAAATGGTATAAAG gttTTGGGACGAACTCTTAGAGTGGATCATGTTGCCGATTACAAACCacctaaagaaaataataaaatggatTCCGAAACGTTACAACTTTATATGGAAGGATGTGCACCCAAACCTCATTTATTGAATAACGTAAAAACTTCAAATGGTGAAAAATGA
- the LOC124419502 gene encoding RNA-binding motif protein, X-linked 2 isoform X1 — MSKIISSFRNMKNVLKLSELELKDTKGKGSWHDMYKDSAWIFVGGFPYTLTEGDIVCVFSQYGEIVNINLVRDKDSGKSKGFCFICYEDQRSTILAVDNLNGIKVLGRTLRVDHVADYKPPKENNKMDSETLQLYMEGCAPKPHLLNNVKTSNGEK; from the exons atgagtaaaattatttcttctttcagaaatatgaaaaatgtattaaaactcAGTGAACTTGAGTTAAAGGATACAAAAGGAAAAGGTTCTTGGCATGATATGTATAAAGATTCAGCATGGATCTTTGTTGGTGGCTTTCCATATACGTTGACTGAAGGCGATATAGTTTGTGTGTTCTCTCAGTATGGAGAAATTgtcaatataaatttagtacgcGACAAGGATTCTGGAAAGTCAAAAGGATTCTGTTTTATTTGTTACGAAGATCAACGTTCAACAATTTTAGCGGTGGACAATCTAAATGGTATAAAG gttTTGGGACGAACTCTTAGAGTGGATCATGTTGCCGATTACAAACCacctaaagaaaataataaaatggatTCCGAAACGTTACAACTTTATATGGAAGGATGTGCACCCAAACCTCATTTATTGAATAACGTAAAAACTTCAAATGGTGAAAAATGA
- the LOC124419501 gene encoding uncharacterized protein LOC124419501: MEEKKESCPAYPVRGFIISGDPTSTATVMGCGKSNATVTQTSQAATPGQASLRVTGVAGGQFGTPRLAECKKFKKIRSCSPSGEVPLDFSASTSKAAAAQTAKTVKNPASGTVDKGSAKSSLAPASQVPIVPPGSVMVSSCPGDVPPPAKSGNQQSTRHKKPSKRAATTRRSAYRIIELLGSKPPGELTTEQSASLQWAKTQIAGKDKASPPAEVKTEAAPKRQRSEEEAASASQQLGTKRPKQTQKSMTRSFSEVAKDSLVRAVIDRSDVDGSISQSNWDEVKQKLMGVFWQVLKENPGTPPQCDDAGWFQGHVKLMTCADERSALLLKSAISLLGEVWGGSKLDVVTPEEIPRRPRSIAKIPSEPSTPEEILEILKCCNPQLPTNDWKVVRVSEADGSSRHVIVVLNKESLEPLRETKGKVYYGFGTIFLHVYRSDSKGDPSPKVDVADDVTVQSIESTVSNTTSDPSEKDDAQSVSELMSKLSTRKDEEVDDDDLLGLSQEIANVDVVTPGDGEIDSNQSTPL; encoded by the coding sequence ATGGAAGAGAAGAAGGAATCATGCCCCGCGTACCCGGTCAGGGGCTTCATAATCTCCGGGGACCCTACTTCCACAGCGACGGTAATGGGCTGTGGAAAGTCGAATGCGACTGTTACCCAGACTAGTCAGGCGGCCACACCGGGTCAGGCTAGTTTGCGAGTTACCGGCGTCGCAGGAGGTCAGTTTGGTACACCCAGGCTGGctgaatgtaaaaaatttaaaaaaatccgtaGTTGCTCACCAAGTGGCGAGGTACCTCTGGACTTCTCAGCAAGTACCTCCAAAGCTGCTGCAGCCCAAACCGCCAAGACGGTTAAAAACCCTGCTTCGGGTACTGTTGATAAGGGGTCGGCTAAGTCGTCTCTTGCACCAGCTTCCCAAGTGCCAATTGTACCTCCAGGTTCAGTGATGGTATCCTCCTGTCCTGGGGATGTACCACCCCCTGCCAAGTCTGGCAACCAACAATCGACTCGGCACAAAAAACCCTCCAAGCGGGCGGCAACTACGAGGCGTTCCGCCTATAGAATTATTGAGCTACTTGGGTCCAAACCACCCGGGGAACTCACCACGGAGCAATCAGCTTCCCTCCAGTGGGCCAAGACCCAGATCGCTGGCAAAGACAAGGCTTCTCCTCCCGCCGAAGTGAAAACGGAAGCGGCGCCTAAACGGCAACGTTCAGAGGAGGAAGCAGCTTCCGCAAGCCAGCAATTAGGGACGAAACGTCCAAAACAAACGCAGAAGTCAATGACGCGCTCCTTCAGTGAGGTTGCTAAAGACAGCCTCGTTCGGGCCGTCATTGACCGAAGCGATGTTGACGGATCCATATCCCAGTCTAACTGGGATGAGGTGAAGCAAAAACTCATGGGAGTGTTCTGGCAAGTGCTCAAAGAGAACCCAGGCACACCTCCTCAATGCGACGACGCTGGATGGTTTCAGGGTCACGTGAAATTAATGACTTGTGCAGATGAACGCTCAGCGTTGCTGCTCAAGTCTGCCATTTCGCTACTGGGTGAGGTATGGGGTGGATCTAAGCTTGATGTGGTGACTCCTGAGGAGATACCACGCAGGCCTCGATCCATCGCCAAAATACCGTCAGAACCCTCCACTCCCGAAGAGATCTTGGAGATCCTAAAGTGCTGCAACCCTCAGCTTCCAACTAATGACTGGAAAGTTGTAAGGGTTTCAGAGGCTGACGGATCTTCGAGACATGTGATTGTAGTCCTGAACAAGGAATCCTTGGAACCGCTGCGAGAAACAAAGGGGAAGGTCTATTACGGCTTCGGAACGATCTTCCTCCACGTTTATCGTAGCGATTCCAAGGGCGATCCCTCTCCGAAGGTGGATGTAGCTGACGATGTGACCGTGCAGTCAATAGAAAGCACGGTTAGCAACACAACCTCTGATCCCTCCGAGAAAGATGATGCTCAGTCAGTCTCTGAATTGATGAGCAAACTCTCCACTCGGAAGGATGAGGAGGTCGACGATGACGACCTTCTGGGGCTATCCCAGGAGATCGCCAACGTCGATGTTGTTACCCCAGGAGATGGTGAGATTGACTCAAATCAATCTACACCACTCTAA